The Methanocalculus alkaliphilus region ACAGGCCGGTTTCCCGAGGATCGGGAGCTCCACACATTCAAAGCAGTCATAGACGGAGAAGGTGATCGGATTAATCCCGACATCATCGATACGCCCAAGATGGTGGCGCTCAAAGAATGAAGCGAGATTTTCGGCAAATTCAGGAAGCGTATCTGCCGCAACTGCAGGATAGACCGCCCGGCCGACTGTCTCCCCGGCCTCTCTGAGGAGGGGATCAATTGAGATGCCTTCGGAGAGGAGAGAGACCCGGAATGTCCTGTAGATTAACCTGTAAAGGGAGAAGGGATCTGCTGCCCCCTCACGGTATCCTTCCGCATAGGTGACAAGATCGTCTGAGATACGCTCGGCAGGTGCGAGTTCACCCAGATAATGTGATCGCAGGAAGAAGTACTTCTTCCGCTCGTCATCATCACCCGGACGCGAACCGATGATCCCCTCATCTGCAAGCGCTGAGAGATGTGCCGATATCGTCGATTTCGCCCTCCCCGACGAGGCGACAATCGACTCAAAACTCAGTTCCCCGCCTCTGAGGAGCAGAAGGATATGGCGCCTCACCGGGTTTCCGACTGCGCGTACACCCCCTTCGGTTCCGTATAATGAGAGTTCTCTCTTCTCCCCACCTTTCATTTATTACTCCTGTATCTGTATCATTTGTCGGGTAATAGTAAATAATATTGTTCGAACATAATAGAACTATCGTCTGTTTTATTATGATCAAGGATCAAAATTCCGGTTATGCCCCCGATACCGATCTATTCTGTTGCCGATGGCAGATACCATGATCGCCTGACCATCAGGAGAAGTGAGCAGGAATGGAGAGAGCTCCTTCCCTCCGAGGTATTCTTTGTTGCACGCAGGAAGGGAACGGAGCCTGCCTTTACAGGGAAGTACCATGCCTGTAAGAATCCCGGTGTGTATGTCTGCGCATGCTGCGACACCGATCTCTTCCTTTCAGATGACAAATTTGACTCAGGCACCGGATGGCCCAGCTTCACAAGGCCGGTATCTGAGAAGAATATCAGGATTGAAGAAGACAGCAGCTATGGCATGATCCGTGATGAGGTCCTCTGCGCCGTCTGTGATGCGCATCTTGGCCATCGTTTCGATGACGGGCCCCCACCAACAGGCATGCGATATTGTATGAACTCTGCTGCTCTCCGGCTGCGATCGAAAACTGATGGTTTTATTACCTAATATCAAGTATCAATAAGTGGATACCTCATGTCTGCTGTACCAGAATGTAAGGGATGGAACATTCCAGTCGTAGCAGACTTTTTCTTTTTCTTCTTTAGATAGGGAGACCGCTATAGCCTGGTCTCCCGTGCAGTGATTGTGAGGTACCGGAGGTTATCACCATGTTTGGTATTCCTGATCCCTATATCTGGGTGGCATATCTGCTCATAATTGCGCTTGCAGGCGCATGTATACTGTATGGTCTGGTAAACTGGAATTCTGGAGAGGGTGATCTTGGCAGTTGATCCCCTGATCACAGGGCTTGTGGTCGTCGCATACCTGGCGATGATCATCGGTCTTGGGATCTATGGATACCGCAAGACGAAGATTGCCGAAGATTACATGGTCGCAGGGAGGAACAGCCACCCCCTCGTTATAGCCCTCTCATATGGGGCGACCTTCATCTCAACCGCTGCCATCGTCGGGTTCGGCGGTGTTGCAGCAAATCTTGGGATGGGGCTCATCTGGCTGACCGTCTTAAATATCGGTATCGGCGTTCTCCTTGCCTTCGTCGTCTTCGGAAAACGGGTCCGGAGGATCGGCAAGAAGCTTGGTGCGTTCACCTTCCCCGACCTGATGGGGAAATGCTACAACTCGCCCTTCCTCCAGTATGTCAGTGGTATCATCATTCTCCTCTCGATGCCGATCTATTCTGCCGCAATCCTTATCGGCGGCGCCCGCTTCATTGAAGTGACCCTCGGCATCCAGTATACGACGGCACTCCTTGGATTTGCCCTTCTTGTTGGCTTGTATGTCGTCTTCGGCGGTCTCATTGCCGTCATGTATACTGACGCTGTACAGGGCGCCATTATGGCGGTCGGTATGGGACTTCTGCTGGTGCTGACCTATATCAAACTCGGTGGAGTGACGGTGGCGCATTCCGCACTCACGGGAATGTCAGAACTCGTCCCGGCGGCACTCACGGCACAGGGGCATATGGGATGGACAGCGATGCCCGCATTCGGATCACCGATCTGGCTGACACTTGTGACGACGATGGTACTTGGTGTCGGTATCGGTGTCCTTGCACAGCCACAGCTCATCGTCCGGTTCATGACGGCACGTGACGACCGGTCGATGAACCGGGCAACACTCATCGGCGGTCCGTTCATTCTCCTGATGACCGGGGTAGCGTTCACCGTCGGTGCGCTGACCAATGTTTACTTCTACCAGAGGAGTGGAGAGATTGCCCTCACCGCAGCTGGCGGAAACATCGACTCCATCATCCCGCTCTACATCACCAGCGCGATGCCGGATCTCTTCGTCATCATCTTCATGCTCACTCTCCTCTCTGCGGCGATGTCAACGCTCAGCTCACTCTTCCATACGATGGGAACGGCACTCGCCTGCGATGTCTGGGGTCGCGGCCGGGCATGTGCCCTCTCCCTCAGGGCAAATAAGCGCGGTATCCTGATCATGATGGTCATCTCCATCATCGTTGCCCTCCTCCTTCCGGGGAGCATCATCGCAAGGGCGACCGTCATCTTCATGGGTCTCTGCGCCTCTGCGTTCCTTCCGGCGTTTGTCAATGGGATCAGCTCACAATCCCCCTGCCTTATTGGTGCAAAGGCATCCATGCTCTCAGGCGCAATCATATGGGCGATATGGACCGCATTTGTTCACGCAGCTGAATCGGGTGCGATCGGACTTTCTCAGCTGATATTCGGCGCTCCGTCGGTCCTGGGTCTGCCATACAGTGCGATCAATCCGCTCGTCGTCGCACTTCCGGTATCGCTCATTGTGATGGTCGTCTTTCAGATCCGGCATAACCGGAATCTGAAAGCAGAATAATCTTTTTTACCTGTGGTACGGCTCGCCACGGATGATCCGGAATGCCCTGTATATCTGTTCAAGAAGAAGAAGGCGGGCAAAAGTATGGGGAAACGTCATCTCTGAAAGGGAGAGGAGGAGATCTGAGCGCTCTCTCACCTCATCAGAGAGGCCATCCGGCCCGCCGATGAGAAAGACGAGATCACCGGTACCCGCAATCTCCCTCTCCCTGATCAGATCAGCAAATGCCTCGCTCGGCATTTTTCTTCCTGCGGGATCAAGGGCGATGAGGAGGGCCGGATTCTTCGATGCTGTAAGGAGCAAGGCCCCCTCACGCTCTATTGCCCGCCGTTTCTCCCCCTCCGAGGAGCACTTCTCCTCGGAGATTTCCGTGATGGTGAGCCGGGTATACGGACGGAGCCGGGAGAGGAGATCCCCGGTTCCTTCCTTCATCCAGGGGTCCTTCAGCTTCCCGATGGCGATGATACGGATATGCATGTTCAGAGATCCGGATCAAGACTCAGTGCCTCAGAGAGGCAGCGGAGCGCCTCCTGTCGATCTCCGATACTATCGAAGATGCGGGACTTCCGGTACCAGGCGAGCGCATGTTCAGGATTCTCCTCAAGAATATGCTCAAAGCATCCCATCGCCTGCTCTTTCTTCCCGACATAATCGAGGATCACACCCTTGCTGTACCATGCGTTCAGATCATCACGGGAGAGATCAATTGCCCTGTCAAAGGACTTCAGGGCATCATTGTACCGGGCGAGTGTGACGAGGAGTTCACCACGCGCACTCCAGAGTGGTCCATTCTTTGCATCGAATGAGAGAGCTTTCTCATAGTACTCCAGTGCCTCCTCATATCTGCCGAGCCGTTCAGCAAGAACACCCCGCCTGACGAATGGGGCAGGATCATTTGGATGAGCCTCAATAATCTCATCAAACTGCCGGGCAGCCTCACGGTATTGCCCCATATGAGTGAGGAGTGAGCCTATGGCATACATCGTTGCCTTTGTATCAGGCTCCTCCTTCCGGAGGTGGGTATAGATCTCGACCGCCTCGTGGTACCTGCCTGCGGCATCAAGTGCCGAGGCATAGCCGCGTGCGAGGGTGTGATCATCCCTTCTGATATGAACTGCCCTGGAGAAGGCATCAATCGCCTCCTCGTACCGACCCATTCTAAGGAGGAGGGTCGCCGAGAATTTCAGGTATTCGATATCTTCGGGGTCTTCCTCAAGCAGGGTCTCAATCCGGGAGAGGGCCTGTTCATCCTCACCGAGGAGGGCAAGGGTCCGGGCCTGGGCAAAGCCTGCACCAGGTACGCCTGAGGCCTTCCGGTATCCCTTCTCAGCCAGTTTCAGATCGCCGACCGTCTCAGCAAGCCTCCCGAGTTCAAACCAGGCACTCACGTCCTCCTCCTCCCGCTCAAGGTATAAAGAGAGGGAAGAGGCTGCTTCCTTTCTTTTTCCAGCCAATGCCAGCGCTTCTGCCCTTCTCTGATAGACCCGTGGGCTTATATCACCAATTGAGAGGGCACGGTCATATGCCTTGATCGCCTGTGTATACTCTCCATCCGAGGTGAGTGCATCTCCCATTGCAGAGAAGATCCCGGAATTGTCTGGATGCTTCTCTCCTGCATCTTCGAGATGCCGTAATGCCTCTGCCGGATTTCCTGCCTTGATGAAAGAATCTCCGGCTTCAAGGACGAGCACCGGATCATCGGGTTCGTTGGCGAGAGCTTCCCGGTATGCATTTGAGGCCTTCTCATAGTCCCCGAGCATAGCGGAGAGCCGGCCAAGCTGCCGATAGATCATTCTGATATCAGGATACTGGCTGATGATCGCCTCACAGATGTCGCTTGCATCTTCGATCCTTCCAAGACGTTCAAGAATTCGCTCCATATCAACAAGAAGGCCGGCACTCTCTGCGCCATGGTTCATCGCCTCCTGAATTGCATTTCCTGCAAGCTCCTCTTTTCCAAGATGCTCAAAGAGAGATGCACGGGTAATCCATCCCCCGATATCCTCCGGATGCTCATCACAGTACCGGCTGAGGATCTCATCGGCCCTGTGATACTCTCCTGTTGCGCTAAGGAGACTGCCGAGGCGGAAAAGGGCATCCGGCAGATGATCGCCGATCTTCTCGAAATGTGAGATGGCAGCCTGATATCTTCCGAGCTGCTCTGCTGCAAGCCCGGCATAATAGATCGGCATCGGATCATCTCCGTCACTCCCCCTCTCGAGAAGTGCCAGAGCCTCGCCATACTTCCCTGATCGGAGAAGTGCCTCCCCGACAAGGGAGGGAGCAGCCATGCCCTGCTCAAATGACCCTGCGGCTTCGGTATAGCGGCCGGTCTGCATCAGGAGGGTCCCTGCCTCGATGGAGAGATGGCGAAGTGATGGATCGACTGACCGAGCCCCCTCGAGATCTGCGAGTGCCTCTTCATATCGTCCAAGACGCTGATATACGGATGCCCGACCGATGAGAGCAGATATATTCTTTGGAGAACGGGAGAGTGCCTCGGTGAATGCTGATACTGCCTCCTCCCAGGATCCGCGTGTTTTCAGGAGTTCGGCATGAAGGAGCGGGAGTTCTCCCTGATCGTCTGCCAGCCTCCGCAGTGTGGCAATTGCTCTCTCTGAACGCTCCGGATCGCCGGTATTTAATGAAACTGCTGCTTCAAGGAGGAGGGCGAGCCCATTCTGTGGCTCCTCGTCAAGAACTCCCCTGAGTTCTGCGAGTGCCTCGTGCATATGGCCGAGACTGTTCAGCGCACGTGCTGATAGTAACCGGATATATGAGCGCTTTTGCAGATTTTCCGGGAGGGTTCCAATGAGGGAGAGGGCTTGTTCAGCCTCGCCGGTGAGAAGATAGAGTTCGGCTGAGAGGCTTGCGGCATGCCGGTCGGTTGGGGCGATCCCGCATATCCTGATGAGATCATCGAGTGCGGATCGGAGATGGCCCTGCCGCAGGCTGGCTTCTGCACGTTTGCGAAGTGCCTCGACATTATCCGGCTCTTCCGAGAGAATCTCACCGAACATAGTGGCTGCTTCCTGGTATTTTCCACTTTTAAGAAGAATCTCTGCTCTGAGTCGCCTGGAATTCGCATCATCACCATATTCTCTTCTGTAGGTCTCAAGATGCGCCATCGCAGCAGAGTGCTGGCCGAGCGCTGCCTCCCCCTCAGCAGATATAAAGAGCAATGCCGGGTTCTTCTTCTCTTCCATTGGAAGCCTGCTGATCATCTTCAAGGCATCTTCGTACCGACCGAGACCGGCAAGTGCCCGCGCCTGAAGGGCGATGACGACGAGATTTTTTGAATCGATCTCGATGGCTTGTGGAAGATCTGATGGTGCAGTATCATATGAACGCCCAAAGAGACTCATCTCTCCGTCGCTTGCAACCCAGGCGACCTTGCCTGCCCCCTCCGGGTTCTGCATCCTCTGGAAGCTGTCTAAGGCATCCTTGTAGTGCCCAAGATTCATCTTTGCAAGGCCGCGCCGGTACCAGGCGTTTATATTGGTGGAATCATGTTTGAGAATATGTTCGAAGCATTCTGCAGCGCGTTTCATCCTCCCAAGCCGCTCGGAGGTGACTGCAAGAAGGTACCATGCCGGTATGGATCCGGGATGTTTTGCGACGATCTTCTCAAACCCGGATGCTGCATCCTCGTACTTTCCTGCCATGAAGAGGCAGTGGGCACGGGCAGTCCCCGCAGCCGAATCATCGGTGACGCCGCGCATCACCTCTCCATAGGATGCAGCAGCGTCCAGATAGTCACCGTTTGCCTCCTCGATCCGTGCCCGTGCATACCATGTTCCCGGGTCATCTGACTCAATCTCCAGGGCGGTCCGGTATGCGGCCAGAGCCGAGGCCATATCTCCGGTACCCTCAAGGGCACGCCCTTTCAGGGCA contains the following coding sequences:
- a CDS encoding V4R domain-containing protein, whose product is MKGGEKRELSLYGTEGGVRAVGNPVRRHILLLLRGGELSFESIVASSGRAKSTISAHLSALADEGIIGSRPGDDDERKKYFFLRSHYLGELAPAERISDDLVTYAEGYREGAADPFSLYRLIYRTFRVSLLSEGISIDPLLREAGETVGRAVYPAVAADTLPEFAENLASFFERHHLGRIDDVGINPITFSVYDCFECVELPILGKPACSFEAGFVSTLFSFHLSQSVDAVEVECYAAGDPRCRFEIRGITAEKNLYRDL
- the msrB gene encoding peptide-methionine (R)-S-oxide reductase MsrB — protein: MPPIPIYSVADGRYHDRLTIRRSEQEWRELLPSEVFFVARRKGTEPAFTGKYHACKNPGVYVCACCDTDLFLSDDKFDSGTGWPSFTRPVSEKNIRIEEDSSYGMIRDEVLCAVCDAHLGHRFDDGPPPTGMRYCMNSAALRLRSKTDGFIT
- a CDS encoding symporter small accessory protein → MFGIPDPYIWVAYLLIIALAGACILYGLVNWNSGEGDLGS
- a CDS encoding sodium:solute symporter family protein, with product MAVDPLITGLVVVAYLAMIIGLGIYGYRKTKIAEDYMVAGRNSHPLVIALSYGATFISTAAIVGFGGVAANLGMGLIWLTVLNIGIGVLLAFVVFGKRVRRIGKKLGAFTFPDLMGKCYNSPFLQYVSGIIILLSMPIYSAAILIGGARFIEVTLGIQYTTALLGFALLVGLYVVFGGLIAVMYTDAVQGAIMAVGMGLLLVLTYIKLGGVTVAHSALTGMSELVPAALTAQGHMGWTAMPAFGSPIWLTLVTTMVLGVGIGVLAQPQLIVRFMTARDDRSMNRATLIGGPFILLMTGVAFTVGALTNVYFYQRSGEIALTAAGGNIDSIIPLYITSAMPDLFVIIFMLTLLSAAMSTLSSLFHTMGTALACDVWGRGRACALSLRANKRGILIMMVISIIVALLLPGSIIARATVIFMGLCASAFLPAFVNGISSQSPCLIGAKASMLSGAIIWAIWTAFVHAAESGAIGLSQLIFGAPSVLGLPYSAINPLVVALPVSLIVMVVFQIRHNRNLKAE
- a CDS encoding 23S rRNA (pseudouridine(1915)-N(3))-methyltransferase RlmH, which produces MHIRIIAIGKLKDPWMKEGTGDLLSRLRPYTRLTITEISEEKCSSEGEKRRAIEREGALLLTASKNPALLIALDPAGRKMPSEAFADLIREREIAGTGDLVFLIGGPDGLSDEVRERSDLLLSLSEMTFPHTFARLLLLEQIYRAFRIIRGEPYHR
- a CDS encoding tetratricopeptide repeat protein is translated as MDLFGNLLGKSENAAPFIQKAEANIEKGHVEDAVKQCRRAVGIEPKNGSAWYLLGSAERILGHYSAALEAFEQARTISPNDPAIRVAEAGLQAHLGRFGDAVASLDALPPSDASRRDILIRKAEWLELLGRYEEAEKTLHQVVASHPDDGTIIAWRVSLLMRLGSYTEAVLAINQALAAGHMPARMHALKGRALEGTGDMASALAAYRTALEIESDDPGTWYARARIEEANGDYLDAAASYGEVMRGVTDDSAAGTARAHCLFMAGKYEDAASGFEKIVAKHPGSIPAWYLLAVTSERLGRMKRAAECFEHILKHDSTNINAWYRRGLAKMNLGHYKDALDSFQRMQNPEGAGKVAWVASDGEMSLFGRSYDTAPSDLPQAIEIDSKNLVVIALQARALAGLGRYEDALKMISRLPMEEKKNPALLFISAEGEAALGQHSAAMAHLETYRREYGDDANSRRLRAEILLKSGKYQEAATMFGEILSEEPDNVEALRKRAEASLRQGHLRSALDDLIRICGIAPTDRHAASLSAELYLLTGEAEQALSLIGTLPENLQKRSYIRLLSARALNSLGHMHEALAELRGVLDEEPQNGLALLLEAAVSLNTGDPERSERAIATLRRLADDQGELPLLHAELLKTRGSWEEAVSAFTEALSRSPKNISALIGRASVYQRLGRYEEALADLEGARSVDPSLRHLSIEAGTLLMQTGRYTEAAGSFEQGMAAPSLVGEALLRSGKYGEALALLERGSDGDDPMPIYYAGLAAEQLGRYQAAISHFEKIGDHLPDALFRLGSLLSATGEYHRADEILSRYCDEHPEDIGGWITRASLFEHLGKEELAGNAIQEAMNHGAESAGLLVDMERILERLGRIEDASDICEAIISQYPDIRMIYRQLGRLSAMLGDYEKASNAYREALANEPDDPVLVLEAGDSFIKAGNPAEALRHLEDAGEKHPDNSGIFSAMGDALTSDGEYTQAIKAYDRALSIGDISPRVYQRRAEALALAGKRKEAASSLSLYLEREEEDVSAWFELGRLAETVGDLKLAEKGYRKASGVPGAGFAQARTLALLGEDEQALSRIETLLEEDPEDIEYLKFSATLLLRMGRYEEAIDAFSRAVHIRRDDHTLARGYASALDAAGRYHEAVEIYTHLRKEEPDTKATMYAIGSLLTHMGQYREAARQFDEIIEAHPNDPAPFVRRGVLAERLGRYEEALEYYEKALSFDAKNGPLWSARGELLVTLARYNDALKSFDRAIDLSRDDLNAWYSKGVILDYVGKKEQAMGCFEHILEENPEHALAWYRKSRIFDSIGDRQEALRCLSEALSLDPDL